A genomic region of Campylobacter corcagiensis contains the following coding sequences:
- a CDS encoding transglycosylase domain-containing protein, whose protein sequence is MFIRMLFSFIVVCIFAVGGIFIYFYTEVKHDMDSIINYRPQLTTKIYDVNGRLIANVFDEYNRVYTRYEDIPGRLIEALVAIEDTVFFEHDGINVEAILRAVIKDIQAGGFAQGASTLTQQLVKNIILSSEKKIDRKIKEVILALKLENELTKEEILERYLNEVYFGHGYYGVRTAANGYFRKELNELTLKEMAILVGLPKAPSSYDPTRHLDLSLSRANRVIERMYEIGWIGRSEYELATAEEPTIYDDSLTQNKAPYVVDEVIKEANRFLPDLKTAGYEIYTSVDLDVQVMAREALIWGYNEILKRNKDANESVLNGAITVTNPHNGDVIAAVGGVDYAKSNFNRATQTNRQTGSSFKPFVYQAALNEHYSPMTEIPDVPRAFNDGSNKVWKPTNYNKHEFYGYITMREALTKSRNLATVNLMDAIGTKETIDKFREAGFKNMPYALSVSLGSWGTSPLEYSKHYSMFAGFGISSTPKFIKSAKSFYGDETVFMPEQIKVSQPEQAYLMIDMMRDVVNKGTATRAKVKDIEVAGKTGTSNNNIDAWFCGYTPDLLVIVWYGNDDYTPMRYVEVGGRSSAPVFAKFMNSYLERFPETTRRFSVPEGVYYRKFKGENQLFTKISPLPVTKNLAPREYNLDDGTTGAEYR, encoded by the coding sequence ATGTTTATAAGAATGCTATTTAGTTTTATAGTTGTTTGTATTTTTGCAGTTGGTGGAATTTTTATCTATTTTTATACAGAAGTTAAGCATGATATGGACTCTATCATTAACTACCGCCCACAACTTACTACTAAAATTTATGATGTAAATGGTAGGTTGATAGCTAATGTTTTTGATGAGTATAATAGAGTTTATACAAGGTATGAAGATATTCCAGGAAGACTTATAGAGGCTTTAGTGGCGATTGAAGATACGGTCTTTTTTGAACATGATGGTATAAATGTCGAGGCTATTTTAAGGGCTGTTATTAAGGATATTCAAGCAGGTGGTTTTGCACAAGGTGCTTCAACTCTTACCCAACAACTCGTAAAAAACATTATCTTAAGTAGCGAAAAGAAGATAGATAGAAAGATAAAAGAGGTTATTTTAGCTTTAAAACTCGAAAATGAATTAACAAAAGAGGAAATCTTAGAAAGATATCTAAATGAAGTTTATTTTGGTCATGGGTATTATGGCGTTAGGACAGCAGCAAATGGATACTTTAGAAAAGAGCTTAATGAATTAACCTTAAAAGAGATGGCTATACTTGTTGGACTTCCAAAAGCACCAAGTAGCTATGATCCAACAAGACATCTTGATCTATCTTTATCAAGAGCTAATAGAGTTATAGAAAGAATGTATGAGATAGGCTGGATAGGAAGAAGTGAGTATGAGCTAGCCACAGCTGAAGAACCAACTATATATGATGATAGCCTTACACAAAACAAAGCCCCATATGTTGTTGATGAGGTTATAAAAGAGGCAAATCGTTTTTTACCAGATCTAAAAACTGCTGGATATGAGATATATACAAGCGTTGATTTAGATGTTCAAGTCATGGCAAGAGAAGCGCTTATTTGGGGATATAATGAAATTTTAAAAAGAAATAAAGACGCAAATGAGAGCGTTTTAAATGGTGCTATAACAGTAACAAATCCACACAATGGCGATGTTATCGCAGCTGTAGGTGGTGTTGATTACGCTAAAAGTAATTTTAACCGTGCTACACAAACTAACCGTCAAACTGGTTCAAGTTTTAAGCCTTTTGTTTATCAAGCAGCTCTTAATGAGCACTACTCTCCTATGACTGAAATTCCAGATGTTCCTAGAGCTTTTAACGATGGAAGTAATAAAGTCTGGAAGCCTACGAACTACAATAAACACGAATTTTACGGATACATTACGATGAGAGAAGCTCTAACTAAGTCAAGAAATCTTGCAACAGTTAACTTAATGGATGCAATCGGCACAAAAGAGACTATAGATAAATTTCGTGAAGCTGGCTTTAAAAATATGCCTTATGCACTCTCAGTTTCACTTGGAAGCTGGGGGACTTCACCGCTTGAGTATAGTAAGCACTACTCTATGTTTGCTGGGTTTGGCATCTCTTCAACGCCTAAATTTATTAAAAGTGCTAAGAGTTTTTATGGTGATGAGACAGTTTTTATGCCCGAGCAGATTAAGGTTTCACAGCCTGAACAAGCATATCTCATGATAGATATGATGAGAGATGTTGTAAATAAAGGTACAGCTACAAGAGCAAAAGTAAAAGATATAGAAGTAGCTGGTAAAACCGGTACTTCAAATAACAATATAGATGCGTGGTTTTGTGGGTATACACCTGATTTGCTAGTTATAGTATGGTATGGAAATGATGATTATACGCCGATGAGATATGTTGAAGTTGGCGGTAGAAGCTCTGCTCCAGTGTTTGCTAAATTTATGAATAGTTATTTAGAAAGATTTCCTGAAACAACAAGAAGATTTAGCGTTCCAGAAGGAGTTTATTATAGAAAATTTAAGGGTGAAAATCAGCTTTTTACTAAAATTTCACCGCTTCCAGTTACAAAAAATTTAGCACCAAGAGAGTATAACTTAGATGATGGTACAACTGGGGCTGAGTATAGATAA
- the maf gene encoding septum formation inhibitor Maf: MINLASSSVTRARILKDFGISFTQIPFKYDENLGIKKDPLTYSYNIVKAKEMQFLKKFPDLTNVLFADSVVVVNNQIYGKAKDKAQARDMILAQSGNLASVVSSFIFIGQNLRLENTSITTYKFKKFDTDEIDAYIKSKDCYGKAGAMMIEGFNKKYIISQVGNTSTAMGLNAEILKAYLCL, translated from the coding sequence GTGATAAATTTGGCTTCAAGCTCAGTTACAAGGGCTAGAATTTTAAAAGATTTTGGTATTTCATTTACTCAAATTCCTTTTAAGTACGATGAAAATTTAGGTATAAAAAAAGATCCTTTAACTTACAGTTATAATATTGTAAAAGCTAAAGAGATGCAGTTTTTAAAGAAATTTCCAGATTTGACAAATGTTTTATTTGCCGATAGCGTAGTTGTAGTAAATAACCAAATTTATGGTAAAGCCAAAGATAAAGCTCAAGCTAGAGATATGATTTTAGCTCAAAGTGGAAATTTAGCAAGTGTGGTTAGTTCATTTATATTTATAGGGCAGAATTTAAGGCTTGAAAATACAAGTATTACTACATATAAATTTAAGAAATTTGATACTGATGAAATTGATGCTTATATTAAAAGCAAAGATTGTTATGGTAAGGCTGGAGCGATGATGATAGAAGGATTTAATAAAAAATATATAATTTCACAAGTTGGCAACACTAGCACGGCTATGGGGTTAAATGCTGAAATTTTAAAGGCTTATTTATGTTTATAA
- the alaS gene encoding alanine--tRNA ligase, whose translation MDIRQEYLNFFKSKGHEVVASSPLVPNDETLLFTNAGMVPFKDIFTGKVPRPTPPIRTSCQTCIRAGGKHNDLDNVGYTARHHTFFEMLGNFSFGEYFKKEAISYAWEFVTEILKLPKERLYVTVHEKDDEAFEIWAKYIDKERIYRFGDKDNFWAMGDTGPCGPCSEIFYDQGSEHFNSDEDYMGGDGDRFLEIWNLVFMQFERDINGKMTPLPKPSIDTGMGLERVVAIKEGVFSNFDSSLFMPLIKEVEKLVNKPYEYKTGASYRVISDHIRSVTFLLAQGVNFDKEGRGYVLRRILRRAVRHGYLLGLKEPFMYKLVDKVCELMGEHYTYLNDKKEFVKELILLEEERFYTTIESGIELFNAELENTKSIFSGEVAFKLYDTYGFPLDLTADMLREKGLKVDEAKFDELMDEQRAKSKANWKGSGDTAKASGDFKNLLEKFGKNEFIGYENLESSSEILAILDENFTQISELKNGQTGWIMLDTTPFYATSGGQRGDSGTINNSKVITTDKFYELNLSKVKADENFKVGDVVKCIVSSDRAMTIRHHSATHLLHAALRKVLGTHVTQAGSSVEANRLRFDFSHPKAMSSDEILEVERLVNAEILKADSTKIEIMNINDAKKSGAMALFGEKYADNVRVLSFGDFSKELCGGTHVKNTAEIGVFMIVKESGVSAGVRRVEAICSLEVLKEARNLQNELSEIYTTLKTNSPLLAIEKLKNEIKELKETLKNASNSKALEISDINGVKVVVSKFDGDIKTKIDELKNSHQKVVALLINIKDEKINIAAGVKDANIKAGELVKAVAGILGGGGGGRDDFATAGGKDITKVDDAINFAKNFIKEKLS comes from the coding sequence ATGGATATTAGACAAGAATATTTAAACTTTTTTAAAAGCAAAGGTCATGAAGTTGTAGCTTCAAGCCCACTTGTTCCTAACGATGAAACACTACTTTTTACAAACGCTGGAATGGTGCCTTTTAAGGATATTTTCACTGGTAAAGTTCCTCGCCCAACTCCGCCGATTCGCACAAGCTGTCAAACCTGCATAAGAGCTGGTGGAAAACACAACGACCTTGATAATGTAGGATATACCGCAAGACATCACACTTTTTTTGAGATGCTTGGAAATTTTAGCTTTGGAGAGTATTTTAAAAAAGAGGCAATTTCATATGCGTGGGAGTTTGTAACTGAAATTTTAAAACTTCCAAAAGAAAGGCTTTATGTGACAGTTCATGAAAAAGATGATGAAGCTTTTGAAATTTGGGCTAAATATATAGATAAAGAGAGAATCTATAGATTTGGTGATAAAGATAACTTCTGGGCGATGGGCGATACTGGACCGTGCGGGCCATGTAGTGAGATATTTTACGATCAAGGAAGTGAGCATTTTAACAGTGATGAAGACTACATGGGTGGTGATGGGGACCGCTTTTTGGAAATTTGGAATTTAGTTTTCATGCAGTTTGAAAGAGATATAAATGGTAAAATGACTCCACTTCCAAAGCCATCAATCGATACTGGAATGGGATTAGAAAGAGTTGTTGCTATAAAAGAAGGAGTTTTTAGTAACTTTGATAGCTCACTTTTTATGCCACTTATAAAAGAGGTAGAAAAGCTAGTAAATAAGCCTTATGAGTACAAAACAGGAGCAAGTTATAGAGTTATAAGCGATCATATCCGTTCTGTTACTTTTCTTTTAGCACAAGGAGTAAATTTTGATAAAGAAGGGCGCGGTTATGTACTTAGACGAATCTTAAGACGCGCTGTTCGCCACGGATATTTGCTAGGACTTAAAGAGCCATTTATGTATAAATTAGTAGATAAAGTTTGTGAGCTAATGGGTGAACATTATACTTATCTAAATGACAAAAAAGAGTTTGTAAAAGAGCTTATTTTGTTAGAAGAAGAGCGTTTTTATACAACGATAGAGTCTGGAATTGAGCTATTTAATGCTGAGCTTGAAAATACCAAGTCTATTTTTAGTGGTGAAGTAGCATTTAAGCTTTATGATACTTATGGATTTCCGCTTGATTTAACTGCTGATATGCTTAGAGAAAAGGGCTTAAAGGTTGATGAAGCTAAATTTGATGAACTTATGGATGAGCAAAGGGCAAAATCAAAAGCCAACTGGAAAGGAAGTGGCGATACAGCAAAAGCTAGTGGAGATTTTAAAAATTTACTAGAAAAATTTGGTAAAAATGAATTTATAGGTTATGAAAATTTAGAAAGCAGTAGTGAAATTTTAGCCATTTTAGATGAGAATTTTACCCAAATTTCAGAGCTTAAAAACGGACAAACTGGCTGGATAATGCTTGATACTACGCCATTTTACGCAACAAGTGGTGGTCAAAGAGGGGATAGTGGAACTATAAATAACAGTAAAGTTATCACAACTGATAAATTCTATGAGTTAAATTTATCAAAGGTAAAAGCAGATGAAAATTTTAAAGTTGGCGATGTAGTAAAGTGCATCGTAAGTAGCGATAGAGCGATGACTATTAGGCATCACAGTGCTACACACTTGCTTCACGCAGCCCTTAGAAAAGTACTTGGCACTCATGTAACTCAAGCTGGAAGTAGTGTAGAAGCAAATAGACTTCGATTTGATTTTTCTCATCCAAAAGCTATGAGTAGTGATGAAATTTTAGAAGTTGAAAGACTTGTAAATGCTGAAATTTTAAAAGCAGATAGCACAAAAATAGAGATAATGAATATAAATGATGCTAAAAAAAGTGGAGCTATGGCACTTTTTGGCGAAAAATATGCCGATAATGTAAGAGTTTTAAGTTTTGGCGATTTTAGTAAAGAACTTTGTGGTGGAACGCATGTTAAAAATACCGCAGAAATTGGTGTTTTCATGATAGTAAAAGAAAGTGGCGTTAGTGCTGGAGTAAGAAGAGTTGAGGCTATTTGCTCGCTTGAAGTTTTAAAAGAAGCTAGAAATTTACAAAACGAACTATCTGAAATTTATACTACTTTAAAAACAAATTCACCACTTTTAGCTATAGAAAAGCTTAAAAATGAGATAAAAGAGCTAAAAGAAACTCTTAAAAACGCTTCAAATTCTAAAGCTTTAGAAATTAGTGATATAAATGGAGTAAAGGTAGTAGTAAGTAAATTTGATGGTGATATAAAGACTAAAATAGATGAGCTTAAAAACTCACATCAAAAAGTAGTCGCACTTTTAATAAACATAAAAGATGAAAAGATAAATATCGCAGCAGGCGTTAAAGATGCTAACATAAAAGCTGGTGAGTTGGTAAAAGCTGTAGCTGGTATTTTAGGCGGCGGTGGTGGCGGAAGGGATGATTTTGCTACTGCTGGTGGAAAAGATATAACAAAAGTTGATGATGCTATAAATTTTGCTAAAAATTTCATCAAGGAAAAGCTAAGTTGA
- a CDS encoding Gfo/Idh/MocA family protein codes for MKRRIGIIGLGEFGKNHLNALRRSDYFDLVGACDIVQKDLGRVEFFQEPRDLFTIAKPEAVIIATPTKNHKESILEALKYVKYILVESPCTTSLEQAREMRYAAHSNSAKIVVGFNLRFHPTIEALKREFKKESEIYSINIIKGVLGGDLDDMLLKDLDLIRYLTLSEIVLFDSKRSKPDPTKEVISSSMKLKNGILVNIILNSLYPSNRHIMEISASSGVYVADLVNFAMHKFTQNGRINLKVDSEDFSLNKEHTLFAEICNGAQKSELADIDDVIKIREILR; via the coding sequence ATGAAAAGAAGGATTGGAATTATCGGACTTGGAGAATTTGGTAAAAACCATCTTAATGCTTTAAGAAGGTCAGACTATTTTGACCTTGTTGGGGCGTGTGACATAGTTCAAAAAGATCTTGGGCGAGTGGAATTTTTTCAAGAGCCACGAGATCTTTTTACAATAGCAAAACCTGAAGCTGTAATCATAGCAACTCCTACAAAAAACCATAAAGAAAGTATCCTAGAAGCCTTAAAATATGTAAAATATATCCTAGTAGAGTCCCCTTGTACAACCTCTTTAGAGCAAGCTAGAGAGATGAGATATGCTGCTCACTCAAACTCAGCTAAGATAGTCGTTGGGTTTAATCTTAGGTTTCATCCAACCATAGAAGCATTAAAAAGAGAGTTCAAAAAAGAGAGTGAAATTTACTCAATAAACATTATAAAGGGTGTATTGGGTGGAGATTTAGATGATATGTTGTTAAAGGATTTGGATTTGATTAGATACCTTACTTTATCTGAGATTGTGCTTTTTGATAGCAAAAGATCAAAGCCAGACCCTACAAAAGAGGTAATAAGCTCTAGTATGAAGCTAAAAAATGGTATTTTAGTAAATATTATTTTAAATTCTTTATATCCAAGCAATAGGCATATAATGGAAATTTCAGCTAGTAGTGGGGTATATGTCGCAGATTTAGTAAATTTTGCGATGCATAAATTTACCCAAAACGGCAGGATAAATTTAAAAGTTGATAGTGAAGATTTTTCACTCAATAAAGAGCATACGCTATTTGCTGAAATTTGTAATGGTGCCCAAAAAAGCGAACTAGCAGATATAGATGATGTTATAAAAATAAGGGAAATTTTAAGATGA
- the hemH gene encoding ferrochelatase, with protein MKRVVILLNMGGPNSLDEVSVFLKNMFNDPCILGIKSKILRSFVAWMITTSRKKASAEIYKALGGKSPINDITDSLCKKATNFSNTEFDFAMRYTPPFAKDQLAKYKSYDEIVLVPLYPHYSITTIHSSMLDAKEALKDFKGKVREISYFYDKREYNEIVLNLIKEKISALSKDEIAKTSLILSAHSLPEKIITKGDPYKNHLEEHAKILKELIIENGINFKEVLLTYQSKLGPVKWVEPFTDITLKNLESKRALLFPIAFCIDNSETDYELSIEYKELAKGLNFEYFDVCKCPNDSDEFAKFLINLAGI; from the coding sequence ATGAAAAGAGTTGTTATTTTACTCAATATGGGCGGTCCAAACAGCCTTGATGAGGTTAGTGTTTTTTTAAAAAATATGTTTAATGATCCTTGTATTTTAGGCATTAAATCAAAAATACTAAGAAGTTTTGTAGCTTGGATGATCACAACATCTAGAAAAAAAGCATCTGCTGAAATTTATAAAGCACTGGGCGGAAAGTCTCCTATTAATGACATTACAGATAGCCTTTGTAAAAAAGCTACAAATTTTAGCAATACAGAATTTGACTTTGCCATGAGATACACACCACCTTTTGCTAAAGATCAGCTAGCTAAATACAAAAGTTACGATGAGATAGTTCTAGTTCCTTTATATCCACACTACTCTATAACCACAATCCACTCAAGCATGTTAGATGCAAAAGAGGCTTTAAAAGATTTCAAAGGAAAGGTGCGCGAAATTTCTTATTTTTATGATAAACGAGAGTATAATGAAATAGTATTAAATTTAATAAAAGAGAAAATTTCAGCTCTTAGTAAAGATGAGATAGCAAAAACGTCCCTTATACTATCAGCTCACTCTTTGCCAGAAAAAATCATAACAAAAGGCGATCCATACAAAAACCACCTTGAAGAACATGCTAAAATTTTAAAAGAACTTATCATAGAAAATGGTATAAATTTTAAAGAAGTTTTACTAACTTATCAATCAAAACTTGGTCCTGTTAAATGGGTGGAGCCATTTACTGACATAACACTTAAAAATTTAGAAAGTAAAAGGGCTTTGCTTTTTCCGATAGCTTTTTGTATTGATAATTCTGAGACTGATTATGAGCTAAGCATTGAGTATAAAGAGCTTGCTAAGGGGTTAAATTTTGAGTATTTTGATGTTTGTAAATGTCCAAATGACAGTGATGAATTTGCTAAATTTCTTATAAATTTAGCAGGAATTTAA
- a CDS encoding HdeD family acid-resistance protein gives MEVLEKNLALAMSKNWWVVLIHGIVGILFGLMLFTMPLMSILVLVYMFAFMLIFDGGISAYIGVKLKDKTSEWWVVVFGGIIGIILGIISMLYPNITAVALLMMVAIWTIIAGITKILIAIKLRKEINGEIFIILSGVLSVLVGLFLIVRPLSGMVALAWVAGFFATFYGVLLVIASLKLKKYNQ, from the coding sequence ATGGAAGTTTTGGAAAAAAATTTAGCTCTTGCGATGAGTAAAAATTGGTGGGTTGTTTTGATTCATGGAATAGTTGGAATTTTATTTGGATTAATGCTATTTACAATGCCGCTCATGTCAATCTTAGTCTTAGTGTATATGTTTGCATTTATGCTTATTTTTGATGGTGGTATAAGTGCTTATATAGGAGTAAAGCTTAAAGATAAAACGAGCGAATGGTGGGTCGTTGTTTTTGGTGGAATTATAGGAATCATACTTGGAATTATAAGTATGCTTTATCCAAATATTACAGCAGTAGCACTCCTTATGATGGTTGCTATTTGGACGATTATTGCAGGAATTACAAAAATTTTGATCGCTATAAAACTAAGAAAAGAGATAAATGGCGAAATTTTTATTATTTTATCTGGAGTATTATCAGTTCTTGTGGGGCTGTTTTTGATTGTAAGACCACTATCAGGAATGGTAGCTTTAGCATGGGTTGCTGGATTTTTTGCTACATTTTATGGGGTTTTACTCGTAATAGCGTCTTTAAAATTAAAAAAATATAATCAATAA
- a CDS encoding rhodanese-like domain-containing protein: MKNVLRSMLIATFLLFGSISTPALHASSEGTMAVVQGVTPISISKAKELISEGAYLFDANEKEVRDEYGHIEGSVHINVDNWQDLLPKDKNATIVLHCLNRICYISSELALEIQKLGYKNVYVMIEGIEAWIMNGNPVVKTQADNIKKFIGSGNWDKSSAVHDTTDSIHSQMYFGDVPSCRSCHGVNVGGGQKSIMQDFASLKSTINKNCTECHQKAATSLENSVHGKSMKADAPKCTDCHTVHRGKYTSVINMKKESDRLCGECHQKERSLYFNTFHGKAMHLESANRAITVAACYDCHGKHSIHGADNSMSTIAPGKNRIDTCASCHPGAGETFSNITMHPDPSDGDEYPIMHAGLLFMHGLLIFVFGFFIIHTALWFYRLMATRAKYPKEWKEAKEKAHSDSVKIKRFSKFHKIQHLFLAASFLGLGFSGLPQKYYTADWAQGMIDLMGGPIGATKFHHISAIIMGIVFFSHLFEVAFVAYKNRKAVYVDGKFSWGMFWKKFFGPDSLMPNFQDFRDLAENFKWFIGKRETMPQFDRWTYWEKFDYIAVFWGMGMIGLTGLALWFPVGASEIVPAWLMDLCTIFHSEEALLALGFIFMFHFFHTHFRANKFPMDMVIFSGQLTEEEMKQERTPWYERLKESGDFDKFVVREDEFTPGKKKFWFIVGYAIVITGLVFLALIINAYF; this comes from the coding sequence ATGAAAAATGTATTAAGATCTATGCTTATTGCTACTTTTCTTCTATTTGGATCTATAAGCACTCCAGCTCTTCACGCTTCAAGTGAAGGCACTATGGCAGTTGTTCAGGGTGTAACTCCGATTAGCATATCAAAAGCTAAAGAGTTGATCTCGGAGGGTGCTTATCTTTTTGATGCAAATGAGAAAGAGGTAAGAGATGAGTATGGTCATATAGAAGGGTCTGTTCATATCAATGTTGATAATTGGCAAGACCTTCTACCAAAAGATAAAAATGCTACTATTGTTCTGCACTGTTTAAACAGGATTTGTTACATTAGTAGTGAACTTGCTTTAGAAATTCAAAAGCTTGGTTATAAAAATGTATATGTTATGATCGAAGGTATTGAAGCTTGGATCATGAATGGTAACCCTGTTGTAAAAACACAGGCTGATAATATTAAGAAATTTATTGGTAGTGGTAATTGGGACAAATCATCTGCTGTTCATGATACAACAGATAGTATACATAGCCAGATGTATTTTGGTGATGTACCGAGCTGTAGAAGCTGTCATGGTGTAAATGTTGGTGGTGGTCAAAAGAGTATTATGCAAGATTTTGCAAGCTTAAAAAGTACTATTAATAAAAACTGTACAGAGTGTCACCAAAAAGCAGCTACTAGTCTTGAAAATAGCGTTCATGGCAAAAGTATGAAAGCTGATGCTCCAAAATGTACTGACTGTCATACTGTCCACAGAGGTAAGTATACTTCAGTTATTAATATGAAAAAAGAAAGCGATAGACTATGTGGCGAGTGTCACCAAAAAGAAAGAAGTCTGTATTTTAACACTTTCCATGGTAAGGCTATGCACTTAGAGAGTGCAAATAGAGCTATCACTGTTGCAGCTTGTTATGATTGTCATGGAAAACACAGCATCCATGGTGCAGACAACTCAATGTCTACTATAGCACCAGGTAAAAACAGAATTGACACTTGTGCAAGTTGTCACCCAGGAGCTGGAGAGACATTTTCTAATATAACAATGCACCCAGACCCAAGTGATGGTGATGAGTACCCAATAATGCATGCAGGACTTTTATTTATGCATGGGCTTTTAATCTTTGTATTTGGCTTTTTTATTATCCATACGGCTTTATGGTTTTATAGGCTTATGGCTACAAGAGCTAAATATCCAAAAGAGTGGAAAGAGGCAAAAGAAAAAGCTCATAGCGATTCTGTTAAGATTAAGAGATTTAGTAAATTCCATAAAATTCAACACTTGTTCTTAGCGGCAAGTTTCCTAGGTTTAGGTTTTTCAGGACTTCCGCAGAAATACTATACAGCTGACTGGGCACAAGGAATGATTGATTTAATGGGCGGACCAATAGGTGCGACAAAATTCCACCATATATCAGCTATTATAATGGGAATAGTTTTCTTTAGTCACCTGTTTGAAGTTGCATTTGTTGCTTATAAAAATAGAAAAGCAGTGTATGTGGATGGCAAATTTAGCTGGGGAATGTTCTGGAAGAAATTCTTTGGACCAGATTCACTTATGCCAAATTTCCAAGACTTTAGAGATCTTGCTGAGAACTTTAAGTGGTTTATCGGTAAAAGAGAGACTATGCCACAGTTTGATAGATGGACATATTGGGAGAAATTTGACTATATAGCGGTATTCTGGGGTATGGGCATGATCGGTCTAACTGGTTTAGCATTATGGTTCCCAGTTGGTGCATCTGAGATTGTTCCAGCGTGGTTAATGGATCTATGTACAATCTTCCACTCAGAAGAAGCGCTTTTGGCTCTAGGATTTATCTTTATGTTCCACTTCTTCCATACTCACTTTAGGGCAAATAAATTCCCTATGGATATGGTTATCTTCTCAGGTCAGTTAACTGAAGAGGAGATGAAACAAGAAAGAACTCCATGGTATGAAAGACTTAAAGAGAGTGGTGATTTTGATAAATTTGTCGTTAGAGAAGATGAATTTACTCCAGGTAAAAAGAAATTCTGGTTTATCGTTGGATATGCCATAGTAATAACTGGTTTAGTATTCCTAGCTCTAATTATAAATGCTTATTTCTAA